One Gopherus flavomarginatus isolate rGopFla2 chromosome 13, rGopFla2.mat.asm, whole genome shotgun sequence DNA window includes the following coding sequences:
- the ACRV1 gene encoding acrosomal protein SP-10, with translation MNKILALGLPALLCLATAVALQCNGCFMMLQDGSCMLGKHTCTAAQGESCFTRKITTAGFISRVERGCTSICEDTEITEDYYKDTTQCCTDADFCNIHNPFPKFSDYA, from the exons ATGAACAAGATCCTggctctgggtttgccagccctgctctgcctagCAACGG CTGTAGCTCTCCAGTGCAACGGCTGTTTCATGATGCTGCAGGACGGCAGCTGTATGCTAGGCAAACACACCTGCACAGCAGCTCAGGGGGAATCCTGCTTTACCCGCAAAATCACTACAG CGGGCTTTATTAGTCGTGTGGAGCGGGGCTGCACGTCCATCTGCGAGGATACAGAGATCACCGAAGACTACTACAAGGACACCACCCAGTGCTGCACAGATGCAGATTTCTGCAACATccacaaccccttccccaaattctcCGATTATGCCTAA